The following proteins are encoded in a genomic region of Lutra lutra chromosome 16, mLutLut1.2, whole genome shotgun sequence:
- the RPS6KB1 gene encoding ribosomal protein S6 kinase beta-1 isoform X8, producing MRRRRRRDGFYPAPDFRDREAEDMAGVFDIDLDQPEDAGSEDELEEGGQLNESMDHGGVGPYELGMEHCEKFEISETSVNRGPEKIRPECFELLRVLGKGGYGKVFQVRKVTGANTGKIFAMKVLKKAMIVRNAKDTAHTKAERNILEEVKHPFIVDLIYAFQTGGKLYLILEYLSGGELFMQLEREGIFMEDTAWPWVERSSRQFLTEPFSLGLSFLELTFQFPRCSLREVISRHTSSVD from the exons ATGAGGCGACGACGGAGGCGGGACGGCTTTTACCCAGCGCCGGACTTCCGAGACAGGGAAGCTGAGGACATGGCAGGAGTATTTGACATAGACCTGGACCAGCCAGAGGACGCGGGCTCTGAGgatgagctggaggagggg gGTCAGTTAAATGAAAGCATGGACCATGGGGGAGTTGGACCATATGAACT tgGCATGGAACATTGTGAGAAATTTGAAATTTCGGAAACTAGTGTGAACAGAGGGCCAGAAAAAATCAGACCAGAATGTTTTGAGCTACTTCGGGTACTTGGTAAAGGGGGCTATGGAAAG gTTTTTCAAGTACGAAAAGTAACAGGAGCAAATACTGGGAAAATATTTGCCATGAAGGTGCTTAAAAAG GCAATGATAGTAAGAAATGCTAAAGATACAGCTCATACAAAAGCAGAACGGAATATTCTGGAGGAAGTAAAGCATCCCTTCATTGTGGATTTAATTTATGCCTTTCAGACTGGTGGAAAACTCTACCTCATCCTTGAGTATCTCAGCG gAGGAGAATTATTTATGCAgttagaaagagagggaatatTTATGGAAGACACAGCCTG GCCTTGGGTGGAACGCTCTTCACGCCAGTTCCTAACAGAACCATTCTCACTGGGGCTTTCTTTCCTTGAATTG actttcCAGTTCCCAAGGTGCAGTCTTAGGGAGGTGATAAGCCGGCACACATCATCTGTGGATTGA
- the RPS6KB1 gene encoding ribosomal protein S6 kinase beta-1 isoform X9 yields MRRRRRRDGFYPAPDFRDREAEDMAGVFDIDLDQPEDAGSEDELEEGGQLNESMDHGGVGPYELGMEHCEKFEISETSVNRGPEKIRPECFELLRVLGKGGYGKVFQVRKVTGANTGKIFAMKVLKKAMIVRNAKDTAHTKAERNILEEVKHPFIVDLIYAFQTGGKLYLILEYLSGGELFMQLEREGIFMEDTAWLFLTQKLHLRALGMKYPFLEEAL; encoded by the exons ATGAGGCGACGACGGAGGCGGGACGGCTTTTACCCAGCGCCGGACTTCCGAGACAGGGAAGCTGAGGACATGGCAGGAGTATTTGACATAGACCTGGACCAGCCAGAGGACGCGGGCTCTGAGgatgagctggaggagggg gGTCAGTTAAATGAAAGCATGGACCATGGGGGAGTTGGACCATATGAACT tgGCATGGAACATTGTGAGAAATTTGAAATTTCGGAAACTAGTGTGAACAGAGGGCCAGAAAAAATCAGACCAGAATGTTTTGAGCTACTTCGGGTACTTGGTAAAGGGGGCTATGGAAAG gTTTTTCAAGTACGAAAAGTAACAGGAGCAAATACTGGGAAAATATTTGCCATGAAGGTGCTTAAAAAG GCAATGATAGTAAGAAATGCTAAAGATACAGCTCATACAAAAGCAGAACGGAATATTCTGGAGGAAGTAAAGCATCCCTTCATTGTGGATTTAATTTATGCCTTTCAGACTGGTGGAAAACTCTACCTCATCCTTGAGTATCTCAGCG gAGGAGAATTATTTATGCAgttagaaagagagggaatatTTATGGAAGACACAGCCTG GCTTTTTCTAACACAGAAGCTGCATTTAAGAGCCTTAGGGATGAAGTACCCTTTTTTGGAGGAGGCTCTCTGA